CAATTTCAATCTTTCAATCGGTCAATCGGGGTCGGACCAACGCAACTGATTGATCTGACGAAGCCAGTCCGTAATATGGGCTCAGTAGAAGTAGCTTAACGCCGCCTTGTTTGCGACACAAAGCATGCGCTAAGGTTGAGAAAAGCGATGCCGCGTGCGAACCATTATTTCCTGCCTGGGCTTGTCTGGCATCTCACCCATCGTTGCCACGAGCGAGATTTTCTCCTCAAGTTTGTCCGAGACCGAAACAGCTATCGTGCCTGGCTGTACGAGGCGCGCAAGCGGTTCGGGCTCTGCGTGCTGAATTACATGATCACCTCCAACCACGTCCACCTTTTGGTAAAGGACACCGCCGAAGGGGTGATTGCCCACAGCATGCAACTGATCGCCGGTCGCACCGCACAGGCATACAATCGCCGAAAGTCACGTCTGGGAGCGTTCTGGGAAGACCGCTATCACGCCACTGCCATTGAGTCCGGAGTGCATTTCAATCGTTGCCTGGTGTACATCGACCTCAACATGGTGCGTGCCGGTGTCGTACAGCATCCTACAACGTGGCCGCACAGCGGGTATCTGGAAATCCAGCAGCCGC
The DNA window shown above is from Candidatus Methylomirabilis lanthanidiphila and carries:
- a CDS encoding Transposase IS200 like protein; translation: MPRANHYFLPGLVWHLTHRCHERDFLLKFVRDRNSYRAWLYEARKRFGLCVLNYMITSNHVHLLVKDTAEGVIAHSMQLIAGRTAQAYNRRKSRLGAFWEDRYHATAIESGVHFNRCLVYIDLNMVRAGVVQHPTTWPHSGYLEIQQPPERYRVIDLAVLSRLCGFGDIAQFHKAHCEWVEAGLRGDTAARDDRWSESIAVGSESFVEHVNAEVSVRAHHRQVALADGLSTLRESAEPYRSHFDRDTEALRPTNTVAWQTIVERTEG